In Acidianus brierleyi, one genomic interval encodes:
- the msrA gene encoding peptide-methionine (S)-S-oxide reductase MsrA, producing the protein MEKATLGGGCFWCTEAVFSRVKGVIEVKPGYSGGKVPNPTYEDVCTDKTGHAEVVQITFDPNIISFRDILEIFFSIHDPTTPNRQGNDVGSQYRSIILYHNDEQRKIAEEIIREVEKKIGKKVVTEVVPFEAFYEAEDYHHNFYDKHRNYPYCRVIIDPKITKFLKYFPDKIKT; encoded by the coding sequence ATGGAAAAAGCAACATTAGGCGGAGGATGTTTCTGGTGCACTGAAGCAGTTTTTTCTAGAGTTAAGGGAGTGATTGAGGTTAAACCAGGATATTCTGGAGGAAAAGTGCCTAATCCAACGTACGAGGATGTATGTACGGACAAAACGGGACATGCTGAAGTAGTCCAAATTACTTTTGATCCTAATATTATTTCTTTTAGAGATATTTTGGAAATTTTCTTCTCTATTCACGATCCTACAACTCCAAACAGGCAAGGTAACGATGTTGGTTCACAATATAGATCTATAATATTATATCATAATGACGAGCAAAGAAAAATTGCAGAGGAAATAATAAGAGAAGTAGAAAAGAAAATAGGGAAAAAAGTAGTTACGGAAGTTGTGCCTTTTGAAGCTTTTTATGAGGCAGAGGATTATCATCATAACTTTTACGATAAGCATAGAAATTATCCTTATTGTAGAGTGATAATAGATCCAAAGATTACTAAATTCCTAAAATATTTTCCTGATAAAATAAAAACATAA
- a CDS encoding cbb3-type cytochrome c oxidase subunit I has product MNVRSSTLYFIGAISWLVITGLGAMNLRTYLLNEGSIKFDEIYYFMLTLHGDSGMIAFVSFSSLAISIFLIEKYYSLNYKILNSLFIIANIGIIIYFLGGPIIGWYMLYPLSTQSFNFIGIYGKYFWISYLGIFIYCISIETCSVYLWKKSNNLIFITLSLMIFSIPFLGATMILYILSIVKGISVSPIITSFTFWEYGSPDTYFLTFSVFALLYYIFKPFSTKWTLWSKYPLMILPFLIFANHLQTWPINPIVREASDFFTIILTGFLAILFFNLIIPLFKTTINSTIEFLGVITLGGFLISSIFSIILPFNFFDPIFHNTYYVVGSFHSIIWNFLITGFFLGFYIFTTNLEEKKELKNENVILKTSLITWLISSTILSYLMMYSGYEGLIRREVIFPSKFLPSMDLMTAFAFIAVTAISLAFSIELSKLISVKIKKIEYKKFQAKIMNKIRH; this is encoded by the coding sequence ATGAACGTAAGATCCTCAACCTTATATTTTATTGGAGCAATTTCATGGTTAGTCATTACTGGTTTAGGTGCTATGAATCTTAGAACTTACTTATTGAATGAAGGATCGATAAAATTTGACGAAATATATTACTTCATGCTAACTTTACATGGAGATTCTGGAATGATAGCCTTTGTTTCTTTCTCATCTCTTGCAATTTCGATATTTCTAATTGAAAAATATTACAGTCTAAATTATAAAATTCTTAATAGTTTGTTTATAATAGCAAATATTGGAATTATAATATACTTCTTAGGAGGCCCAATAATAGGATGGTATATGCTTTACCCTCTTTCTACACAATCATTCAATTTTATAGGTATTTACGGTAAATATTTTTGGATAAGCTATTTAGGAATATTTATATATTGTATATCAATAGAGACATGCTCAGTATATCTTTGGAAAAAATCAAATAATTTAATATTTATTACACTTTCGCTAATGATTTTCTCAATACCATTTCTCGGAGCCACAATGATACTTTATATTCTAAGTATTGTAAAAGGAATTTCTGTATCCCCTATAATTACCTCGTTCACGTTTTGGGAATATGGTTCACCCGATACTTATTTTCTCACTTTTTCAGTATTCGCATTACTCTACTATATCTTTAAACCTTTTTCAACAAAATGGACATTGTGGTCAAAATATCCTCTCATGATATTGCCCTTTCTTATATTTGCTAACCATCTTCAAACATGGCCTATAAATCCGATAGTAAGAGAAGCTTCGGATTTCTTTACAATAATTCTTACAGGATTTCTTGCAATTTTATTTTTTAACTTAATTATTCCATTATTTAAAACTACAATAAATTCTACAATAGAGTTTTTAGGAGTTATTACATTAGGCGGATTTTTAATTTCGTCAATATTCTCCATAATATTACCATTTAATTTCTTTGATCCTATATTTCACAATACTTATTATGTTGTAGGAAGTTTTCACTCAATAATATGGAACTTCTTAATAACAGGATTCTTCTTGGGATTCTATATCTTTACAACTAATCTTGAAGAGAAGAAAGAATTAAAGAACGAGAACGTAATTTTAAAGACTTCACTAATAACATGGTTAATTTCATCAACAATATTAAGCTATTTAATGATGTACTCTGGTTATGAAGGGTTAATAAGGAGAGAAGTCATTTTCCCTTCTAAATTCTTGCCATCAATGGATTTAATGACAGCGTTTGCGTTTATTGCAGTCACTGCAATAAGTTTGGCTTTTTCTATTGAACTTTCAAAATTAATAAGTGTTAAGATTAAAAAAATAGAATATAAAAAATTCCAAGCAAAAATTATGAATAAAATCCGTCATTGA
- a CDS encoding winged helix-turn-helix domain-containing protein, protein MREKEPKVQEISSVLINRGAKYYDSYAHNEIRKKRDCYEVMFSILKNCDGKKKTKLMYAANLNYGIFTKYLSKLEKLNYITLRGDEYYLTEKGREYITKYKEYIRCMTEFENIKKELDTLFVGKI, encoded by the coding sequence ATGAGGGAAAAGGAGCCGAAAGTCCAAGAGATTTCCTCCGTTTTAATAAATAGAGGAGCGAAATATTACGATTCTTATGCTCATAACGAGATAAGAAAGAAGAGAGATTGTTATGAGGTTATGTTTTCTATATTAAAGAATTGTGACGGAAAGAAAAAAACTAAACTCATGTATGCAGCCAATTTAAACTATGGCATATTTACAAAATATTTAAGTAAACTTGAGAAATTGAATTATATAACTTTGAGAGGAGATGAGTATTATTTAACTGAAAAAGGAAGAGAATATATCACTAAATATAAAGAATATATAAGGTGTATGACAGAATTCGAAAATATTAAAAAGGAGCTTGACACGCTTTTTGTGGGAAAAATATAA
- a CDS encoding DUF2173 family protein yields the protein MINMDKLDRLMGLKGAVAAGEYTIDGKLVSYKGNLPKDIAEMVAMMVAANTLMGKMQAEGFSKLSGMKWTPFHGWAVAAGDYAVCVMGNYGVFVEMQKADFNEIFKTLMEVSQS from the coding sequence ATGATAAATATGGATAAATTAGATCGTCTGATGGGCTTAAAGGGAGCAGTAGCTGCAGGAGAATATACTATAGATGGAAAATTGGTAAGCTATAAGGGAAACTTACCAAAGGATATAGCCGAAATGGTAGCTATGATGGTAGCAGCAAATACATTAATGGGAAAAATGCAGGCAGAAGGTTTTTCTAAACTATCGGGAATGAAATGGACTCCGTTTCATGGATGGGCTGTAGCAGCAGGAGACTACGCAGTATGTGTAATGGGGAATTATGGAGTATTTGTAGAAATGCAGAAGGCAGACTTTAATGAAATATTCAAGACTTTAATGGAAGTTTCACAAAGTTAA
- a CDS encoding winged helix-turn-helix domain-containing protein: MDDLTKIIKDRTRREILLYLHNRGKATYSDILHDMKLSTGKLNYHLKVLEPFLSKENEYYKLNDKGNQLAEIILSLGDNKNSSEKYYRNSLLLFHLFSSL, from the coding sequence ATGGACGATCTTACAAAAATAATTAAGGACAGAACAAGAAGAGAGATTTTACTTTATCTTCATAATAGAGGAAAAGCTACATATTCCGACATTCTTCATGATATGAAATTATCTACAGGAAAACTAAATTATCACTTAAAAGTTCTAGAACCATTCCTCTCGAAAGAAAACGAATACTATAAACTTAATGATAAGGGCAATCAATTAGCAGAAATAATCCTTAGTTTAGGAGATAACAAAAATTCCTCAGAAAAGTATTACCGCAATTCTTTGCTATTATTTCATTTATTCTCCTCATTATAA
- a CDS encoding SWIM zinc finger family protein, which yields MYPYLIIKRNYMDSRIYLFAINSEKNPLKSYIVRIELGKYVKASCSCKGFAIRGNCKHIKICMRKIRCNKKIQ from the coding sequence ATGTATCCATATCTCATAATTAAAAGAAATTATATGGATTCAAGAATTTACTTGTTTGCAATAAATAGTGAGAAAAATCCTTTAAAGAGTTACATAGTTAGGATAGAACTTGGAAAATATGTTAAAGCAAGTTGTAGTTGCAAAGGTTTCGCCATTAGAGGAAATTGTAAACATATAAAGATTTGCATGAGAAAAATAAGATGTAATAAAAAAATACAGTAA
- a CDS encoding ATP-binding protein: protein MLCNIPKVTVTTWNSKNVILVGPTYTKYLQKTLDAIKNNDVASIIGQPGMGKTTILKKTQENVSELSFYLDLASKGEIEEEFWSKISPYNLKELTFNYLNENRKKFGYSFWKKITGTKLEDWLVKVCDKYDDKYLRIYCLSYNKDFDGMLNLLSDLNGITKVALLIDEVRESHIPKIHRLINAGLGIPVIMAIPTDSYSKVTDLAIRRRLDESRISLDSALTPEDIKEIVDAYCNPISEEIFPIVLSMWKGRELNTVSSILQFIKSQIEKFDKECGDNAECIKEKLRSSHTLKNPDDESKNLEKFIREGLSSMSKELGLSYVHLRGKRIEVKGKYIVAGIFFIKDDLAFVGIVKLMNDDKEEDEDIKLLSQLEKVEHDKKEYIVGNRFVITNSMKLKVDESKVTKIEVPTLEAIRILHGDSEILEEKIKEFTLSFVQKTGNETVNNIG from the coding sequence ATGTTATGTAATATACCGAAAGTTACAGTGACAACATGGAACAGTAAGAACGTTATTTTGGTAGGTCCTACTTATACAAAATATTTGCAAAAAACTCTGGATGCTATAAAGAACAATGATGTAGCTTCTATAATAGGACAGCCTGGAATGGGTAAAACTACAATATTAAAGAAAACTCAAGAAAATGTAAGTGAGTTGTCCTTTTACCTAGATCTAGCTAGTAAGGGTGAAATAGAGGAAGAATTTTGGAGTAAAATCAGTCCATATAACTTGAAGGAATTAACTTTTAACTATTTAAATGAGAATAGGAAGAAATTCGGGTATTCATTTTGGAAAAAAATTACTGGAACTAAACTTGAAGATTGGTTAGTAAAAGTATGCGATAAATACGACGATAAATATTTGAGGATTTATTGCCTTTCCTATAATAAGGACTTTGACGGGATGTTGAACTTACTTTCCGACCTTAACGGAATAACTAAAGTTGCGTTACTTATTGACGAAGTAAGAGAAAGTCACATTCCTAAAATTCATAGATTAATAAATGCAGGGTTGGGAATACCAGTTATAATGGCAATACCTACAGATTCTTATAGTAAGGTTACAGATCTTGCAATAAGGAGGAGATTGGACGAAAGTAGAATATCCCTCGATAGTGCCCTCACCCCAGAAGATATAAAAGAAATAGTAGACGCTTATTGTAATCCTATAAGCGAAGAGATATTTCCAATAGTACTTTCAATGTGGAAGGGAAGGGAATTAAATACTGTTAGCTCTATATTACAGTTTATTAAATCGCAGATAGAAAAATTTGATAAAGAATGCGGTGATAATGCAGAATGCATAAAAGAAAAGTTAAGGAGTTCACATACATTAAAGAATCCTGACGATGAGTCTAAGAATTTAGAGAAGTTTATTAGAGAAGGCCTTAGCTCAATGTCGAAAGAATTAGGATTATCTTATGTGCATTTAAGAGGTAAAAGGATAGAAGTTAAAGGGAAATACATTGTAGCTGGAATATTCTTTATAAAGGACGACTTAGCATTTGTAGGAATTGTAAAATTGATGAATGACGATAAGGAAGAAGACGAAGATATAAAATTATTATCACAATTGGAAAAAGTGGAGCATGATAAAAAAGAGTACATTGTAGGCAATAGGTTCGTTATTACAAATTCTATGAAACTGAAAGTAGATGAGTCTAAAGTAACTAAAATAGAAGTGCCTACATTAGAAGCTATAAGAATACTTCATGGAGATTCGGAAATACTTGAAGAAAAAATTAAGGAGTTCACGTTGTCTTTTGTACAAAAAACTGGCAATGAGACTGTAAATAATATCGGGTAA
- a CDS encoding B12-binding domain-containing radical SAM protein, whose protein sequence is MYDVILSADRGSFTDYGGSSVLGYVACMPSRLVPRFFMDKFFTPKVKTDKEGKALYAPYALRKIESLLSESGFNVAVIPPEKIEKFAGKTRILGITVHDPFGLNPVSAKLSFLFGGGPTWTAQFFDELGQKISDLKGKFNFKVIAGGPGAWELSLRKPEWIDVVFLRDAEVDLPKVIKGMIENEDVPQVVRGKDPKVDDIPPIKNPARLGEVQITRGCPRGCKFCSITPESFRSIPIDVIKKEVEVNIKGGWRRVEFITDDVMLYGSSKLRTNHEAIVKLFSEVMAMGVDGIWFPHISAPAVRESPKTVKAISEITRYDVDRAAAPVVGLETGSQKIFEKYMSAKAFPWTPKDWKNIIIDATGIMNNYYIYPCYTMTIGYPEETEEDVRESMDLVQSIIDHKFTAWVFPLPVIPISTSYISKNPYPKPETLPEGYWDLLYMSWNYNFKVTRDLIPILTGGIRNKFVRNVVKTMINKTFSSIDDIFRNLKETKGEYSKTFSKINLNNTVGIIKAIYWLIRLSAKPQ, encoded by the coding sequence ATGTATGACGTAATCCTCTCAGCAGATAGAGGATCTTTCACGGATTACGGTGGATCCAGTGTCCTAGGATATGTAGCCTGTATGCCGTCTAGGTTAGTACCAAGATTCTTCATGGATAAATTCTTCACTCCTAAAGTAAAGACGGATAAGGAAGGAAAAGCGTTATATGCTCCTTACGCACTAAGGAAAATAGAATCTCTCCTTTCAGAATCAGGATTTAATGTAGCAGTTATTCCTCCAGAAAAAATAGAAAAATTTGCAGGAAAGACGAGAATTCTAGGAATTACTGTTCATGATCCTTTTGGACTGAATCCAGTGAGTGCGAAGCTTAGTTTTCTTTTTGGTGGAGGACCAACATGGACGGCTCAATTTTTCGATGAACTAGGGCAAAAGATCTCTGACCTTAAAGGAAAGTTTAATTTTAAGGTTATAGCTGGAGGCCCAGGAGCTTGGGAATTAAGTTTAAGGAAACCGGAATGGATAGATGTAGTATTTTTAAGGGACGCAGAAGTAGATTTACCAAAAGTTATTAAAGGAATGATAGAGAACGAAGACGTTCCTCAGGTAGTAAGGGGAAAGGATCCTAAAGTAGATGATATACCGCCTATTAAGAATCCAGCTAGGCTAGGAGAAGTTCAGATTACGAGGGGGTGCCCTAGAGGATGTAAATTCTGTTCTATAACTCCAGAGAGTTTTAGATCTATACCTATAGACGTAATTAAGAAGGAAGTTGAGGTTAATATTAAAGGTGGATGGAGGAGAGTTGAGTTCATAACTGACGATGTAATGCTTTATGGTTCCTCAAAGTTAAGGACTAATCATGAGGCTATAGTTAAACTGTTTTCAGAAGTCATGGCAATGGGCGTAGACGGTATATGGTTTCCACATATTTCTGCTCCAGCTGTAAGGGAGAGTCCTAAGACAGTTAAGGCTATTTCTGAAATAACAAGGTATGATGTGGATAGAGCTGCAGCTCCAGTAGTTGGATTGGAAACAGGCAGTCAAAAAATATTTGAGAAATATATGTCCGCTAAAGCTTTCCCTTGGACTCCTAAGGATTGGAAGAATATAATTATTGACGCTACTGGTATTATGAATAATTATTACATATATCCTTGCTATACTATGACTATTGGATATCCAGAAGAAACTGAGGAGGACGTTAGAGAGAGTATGGATTTGGTTCAGTCAATTATTGATCATAAATTTACTGCTTGGGTCTTTCCTTTACCCGTTATTCCAATATCTACTTCGTACATTTCTAAAAACCCATATCCTAAACCTGAGACATTGCCTGAGGGCTATTGGGATCTACTTTATATGTCTTGGAATTATAATTTTAAGGTAACTAGGGATTTGATTCCAATACTTACAGGAGGAATTAGAAATAAATTTGTAAGAAACGTGGTGAAAACGATGATTAATAAAACATTTTCAAGTATTGACGATATATTCAGGAATCTTAAAGAAACAAAAGGGGAATATTCTAAGACATTCTCTAAAATAAATTTAAATAACACCGTAGGAATTATAAAAGCTATTTATTGGTTAATAAGATTGTCAGCAAAACCGCAGTAA
- a CDS encoding DUF973 family protein, whose protein sequence is MENLRNGSLYLIISALLFIVGDFIIFTVLGAIVVYIISFVFVFLAYSRLRAGFGILQSNGKNTGLGRTGATLLLVGMILDVIGAILLLVFVGIAFLAIGAIIVIIGEILVGIGLYNTGNAYNDGLLKIGGILVAIIVTAFIGYILAYVSLGGILDKLKSGSFVPSPTYSQPGTQYPGTQPTFSQPSNIYQIGTGNLKANGEAYVAIYSPTPIQIVSAEIVGTSMISSSITPNLLSPGSNNVTINFGTITGLLPNNTYTIKLTLANGQTIDTIVAYQP, encoded by the coding sequence ATAGAAAATCTTAGAAACGGATCGCTTTACTTAATAATATCAGCATTATTGTTTATTGTAGGAGACTTTATAATATTTACTGTACTTGGAGCTATTGTAGTATATATAATATCATTTGTATTTGTATTCCTAGCATATTCTAGACTTAGAGCAGGATTCGGAATATTGCAAAGTAATGGAAAAAATACCGGTTTAGGAAGAACTGGAGCCACTTTACTGTTAGTAGGTATGATATTGGACGTTATCGGCGCAATACTCCTATTAGTGTTCGTGGGCATAGCGTTCTTAGCAATAGGTGCAATAATAGTAATTATAGGAGAAATACTAGTAGGAATAGGATTATATAATACAGGAAATGCATATAATGACGGCTTACTTAAAATAGGAGGTATATTAGTAGCAATCATCGTAACGGCTTTCATAGGTTACATTTTAGCATACGTAAGTTTAGGTGGTATATTAGATAAGCTCAAGAGTGGGTCTTTCGTACCTTCACCAACTTATAGTCAACCAGGTACGCAATATCCTGGAACACAACCAACGTTCTCCCAACCAAGCAATATATACCAAATAGGTACCGGCAATTTAAAGGCCAACGGAGAAGCTTACGTAGCAATTTATTCCCCTACTCCTATTCAAATAGTTTCAGCAGAAATAGTAGGAACATCGATGATAAGCTCATCTATAACTCCAAATCTTCTATCGCCTGGAAGCAATAATGTTACGATAAACTTCGGAACAATAACTGGATTATTGCCAAATAACACATATACAATAAAACTTACTTTAGCAAATGGACAGACTATTGATACTATTGTTGCCTATCAACCATAA
- the hypF gene encoding carbamoyltransferase HypF, with amino-acid sequence MKAYKIIFSGIVQGVGFRPFIYRIAVKSGVRGYVRNLGGSEVEVKIVGKEENIAEFMSLFFLKLPSPAKIEKIIVEDSEIENFKEFQILKSGSTIKEVGEIPPDLSVCDECMKEVLNEKDRHYMYPFNSCAYCGPKFSIIYKLPYDRENTSMKDFPMCSSCQKEYEDPENERRFDAQGISCPICGPKLFLEDIKGERIEGDPIALTAKLIEEGKIVAIKGIGGFHIAIDPFNDDVIIRLRERKKRPQQPFALMAISTDVIKKYAEVSEIEEEILRSPERPILLLKKRESISKYISPGLDRDGFFLYYTPLHYLLLNSLKNKISVMTSGNIHGLPMCIDEECVKDKLKDVVDYVLYHNRKIVHRVDDSVMRISSRRIIMLRRSRGFAPTWIRIKKKVEPTIALGAELQNTGAIAFDDKVILTPYVGDTDKLENLEEMENSIRFLLNTYSIKPKYVIADKNPAYQSLRLAKKFSEEFSAEFYQVQHHFAHGLSVAAEKGVDEGVIIAIDGIGYGDDGNGWGGEIIKFEGSKYSREYHLRYVNYAGGDINAKKPDRMLALFLSNFLSWEEIKKHVKLSEKEIKILEMQSKKSSLYTSSVGRFLDAVSAFLDVCHERTYEGEPAIKLEAMKGRILDFDFPIKGEEIDTIEAFKWFLNNNLRKEDIATTLQYKLGEALVNAAERLNPERILVSGGASVNEYILKGILDNAKAEVLTLSKVPPGDGGISLGQSYFKVL; translated from the coding sequence ATGAAAGCTTACAAGATAATTTTTTCTGGTATAGTTCAAGGTGTAGGATTCAGGCCATTTATTTATAGAATAGCTGTTAAATCAGGAGTAAGAGGATACGTAAGGAATTTAGGAGGAAGCGAAGTAGAAGTCAAGATTGTAGGAAAAGAAGAAAATATAGCAGAATTCATGTCATTATTTTTCTTAAAATTACCTTCTCCTGCAAAAATAGAAAAAATTATAGTAGAAGATAGTGAAATAGAGAATTTTAAGGAATTCCAGATTTTAAAGAGCGGGAGCACAATTAAGGAAGTTGGAGAAATACCTCCGGACTTATCAGTATGTGACGAATGCATGAAGGAAGTTTTAAACGAAAAAGACAGACATTACATGTATCCATTTAATAGTTGCGCATACTGCGGACCAAAGTTTTCAATAATATATAAGTTACCCTACGATAGAGAAAACACTTCCATGAAAGATTTTCCTATGTGTTCTTCTTGTCAGAAAGAATATGAAGATCCGGAAAACGAAAGAAGATTTGACGCTCAAGGAATAAGCTGTCCAATTTGTGGACCTAAATTATTTCTCGAAGATATTAAAGGAGAAAGAATAGAAGGAGATCCTATAGCCCTTACTGCAAAGCTCATAGAAGAAGGAAAAATAGTAGCAATTAAAGGCATTGGAGGATTCCACATAGCTATAGATCCGTTTAACGATGATGTAATTATAAGACTAAGAGAAAGAAAAAAGAGACCACAACAACCTTTTGCCCTCATGGCAATCTCTACTGATGTCATAAAGAAATACGCAGAAGTGTCGGAAATAGAAGAAGAAATTCTACGTTCGCCGGAAAGACCAATATTACTACTCAAAAAAAGAGAATCAATTTCAAAATACATTTCCCCAGGATTGGACAGAGATGGATTTTTCCTTTATTATACTCCTCTACATTATCTCCTCCTCAACTCTCTGAAGAATAAAATTTCAGTGATGACAAGCGGAAATATTCACGGCTTACCTATGTGCATTGACGAAGAATGTGTTAAAGATAAATTGAAAGACGTTGTGGATTACGTACTTTACCATAATAGGAAAATTGTTCACAGAGTTGACGATAGCGTAATGAGGATCTCATCACGAAGGATAATTATGTTACGAAGAAGTAGAGGATTTGCACCTACATGGATAAGAATAAAGAAGAAGGTGGAGCCAACAATAGCTTTAGGAGCAGAACTTCAAAACACTGGAGCAATAGCTTTTGACGATAAGGTTATACTCACACCTTATGTTGGAGATACTGACAAACTGGAAAACTTAGAAGAAATGGAAAACAGTATAAGGTTCCTTTTAAATACCTATTCAATAAAACCTAAATATGTAATAGCAGATAAAAATCCAGCTTATCAAAGCCTCAGACTAGCTAAAAAATTTTCAGAAGAATTTTCGGCTGAATTTTATCAAGTTCAGCACCATTTTGCTCATGGGTTAAGCGTAGCTGCAGAAAAAGGAGTAGATGAGGGAGTAATAATAGCTATAGACGGAATAGGTTATGGAGACGATGGAAACGGTTGGGGAGGTGAGATAATAAAATTTGAAGGAAGTAAATATTCAAGAGAATATCACTTAAGGTATGTTAATTACGCAGGAGGAGACATAAACGCAAAGAAGCCCGATAGAATGTTAGCTTTATTCCTATCTAATTTCCTTTCGTGGGAAGAAATAAAAAAACATGTAAAACTATCTGAAAAAGAAATAAAAATCCTAGAAATGCAATCAAAAAAATCGTCATTGTATACCTCAAGTGTTGGAAGATTTCTTGACGCAGTTTCGGCATTTTTAGATGTTTGCCATGAAAGAACATATGAAGGAGAACCTGCAATAAAACTTGAGGCGATGAAAGGAAGAATATTAGATTTCGATTTCCCTATAAAAGGAGAAGAAATAGACACAATAGAAGCGTTCAAATGGTTTTTAAACAATAATTTAAGGAAAGAGGATATTGCTACAACCCTACAATATAAGCTAGGAGAAGCATTAGTTAATGCTGCCGAGAGACTGAATCCGGAAAGAATCTTAGTTTCCGGAGGAGCTTCAGTAAACGAATATATATTAAAAGGTATATTAGACAACGCAAAAGCGGAAGTGTTAACGCTCAGTAAAGTTCCACCAGGAGACGGCGGAATATCTTTAGGTCAAAGTTACTTTAAAGTGTTGTAA